TAACAAGAAGCGTCGCTGCAGCCATGTCCACCGCTCCCACTCTTGGCGGTGAGGAAGATGAAATGGACGTGTTTCTTCAGAAGAATGTGGTTACGAGAATACAGACACAATGTGAGCGTGTGGTTGCGTTTCTTGATAGTAATGAGTGGGAGAATATGTTGGAAGTTCTCGTGAGATTTGGCCAGCGAGCACCATCGTTTCTCAGCAGTAAAGCGCTGCAGTATTATTCGGAGTGCTCATCTCAGGCACGCTTCGGTGACAGTTGTGGGACCGGTGCCGCGTGTTGCGGTAATGATAGCGGCCCGGCACCACGCAGCGAAGTGATGGAAACCATTGAAGATGTTGATGAGTGGCTCAGGCCGTGGGTTGTTAGTCCTGACACGCGAATGCAATTGGGAACGGAGGTGCCTTGGGATTATTACCTTTTGAAGGCTCGTCTTTGTGTCATTGAATACACGCCGCTGGGACCCGATACGAGTTGGGAGGAGGCGCGACGCATTACTGACGCGTGGAGGGTTGTGAAGATAATTCATGACCTCTTTTGTAGTTACTCCCGCCGTGTCCTCCACCCCTCTTTCAGCGCGTCATGAGTTGGCTGCAAACGCTGTGAGAGTAGTAAAAGTATACATGAAAGTTAATTAGGAGATAAGAAggcagaaaaaggaaggctGGTGGCAATGGTGAAGTACGCGGGACAGTGCCATTGCCAATGGATCACATTCCGTGAAACCAGCAGCGGCAGTTACATAAGCGTAAAGCGGAACAATAACTAAGCAATCAGTTATGAGGCGCGGAATGAGGGGAAATAGCGATGCAGATAAGTTTAAAAGCAGGAAGAGCAACAAATAAATGTGCAAAATCCGCTCTGCGTGAGGCATACCCGCGTTAAAGGAGATTAAGCGAAAGGTTGGGTGGGAGAACCGGCTGCCTTCTTATGCGGGGGTTTCCGACACAAGTTTCGCTTGTATGATCATCTCGCGGTTTCTTAATGGGCTCACTTCCACATGTCCGCTCTCTTTAAATGCACCTTGCTGGTCGTGTACCGCAGTTTCAAAGTGAACATATTTCCgtacctctttcttttccattttagTCTTGTTTGTCCGTTAATTCGATGCAAAAGTTGCTTTCGTCGATGCTctcgttgttattattattattatttgttacaGTTGCCAGTTATTGCAATTTTTGTCTTGCCGTGGTCTCTGGATTTTGGAGTTCACGCGCTTATATCTTCTCGCGCCGTTTTTTCGCTCACTCAATTTGTTTGTCTCTCCGCTATTTcttctatttgtttatttatttcggCCTCCGCTACTGCGTTTGCTATTTCTATCCTTTCTTTTGACCTTTGTAGAAGGGAACTGTtgtagtttctttttctgtcatTGCGTCTTACTTCAGGGCGCGTAGCGGATACTCAATAATTGTAGTAGAGGCACGGGTCTCAACTCTGTGGATCTTCTCGCATAGAAAAGGGCAGAAGTATATACattcataaataaatatatatatatatatatcagcACAAGCATACAGATTGTAGCAAACTCCAtataaaatttaaaacagTTAAATGCGCTCGCGCGAGGTGTACAGCGGATCGCAACCCATAGAGGAATATCATTCACCCAGTTCCCCATCAATTTCAAGTTCTGGTGACCCCTGTCGTGAGCCCATATCACCTTTGGGGGATCGCACGTTGATTATGGCTTTAGACGGAATGTTGCATGCCTCCCGCAAGGATGGCGGATTTGAGGGAGTGCTACGTTACGACGACTTGCGGCAGTTGTTGGCGAGGTTGGGCCTTACGTGGGAAACAGATCGTATTGATGACTGTTGGTATGATATAGTGAGGGGTCATGCCGCGCCAGTTGCGGATGACATGTCATGGGTTCGACATTGCGTTTGTGAACACCTCTATGGAGAGTGCGCTGGGATAAGCACCACAGAGCTTTTGAGTGAGCAGCAGACACTTTCACCGCGGGACGAATTCTGTAATCTCGCGGAACTAAATGCCATCTCTGCATGGCGTACACCcgcgaaagaaaagagggatcGAACACAAGCGGTAGCGCCGTCGAAATTCACGTTAAGGGCGAAAACTGTGGTTAAAGGAGGTGCCGGTTTGGAAGGGACGTCGCCTAAACGAGAAGCGCAGCCGCAACGACAGCGGTCTCCGCCGCGGTCAGCGACATCACCTCAATTGTTGTTCGATGAGGCGGTGTGCGGCAGAGGTATTAGTCCACGTCAGGGCATCTGCTTTACGTCACCTACGATGTCAAGTATGCGGAGGGGGCGCGCTACCGCTGTAATGTCGAGGCACCGGTCTGGATTAAGTACTGACAGTTTCCCTAGACGAAGGAGTCCCTCACCATCGTCGCATGGTGATGTGTTCCACCGCCTAACAGAAGATGCCCACAGCAGGAGAAATCGGCAActtgccgttgctgcagcagccgttgAGGCTCAATCGGCAGCGCAAACGGGGGGCACCGTTTCCACAAGTCCTGCGCGATCCCGTCGTCCATCACCTGGTGGGCGTGGGATGTGGGAACGGCCAACAAAATCATACCAGGCTAAGTTTTCTGGTGAGCCTCCACCATTTGACCCTCTTGAGTCACAACCGGCCACTCCACCCGTGACGAGGCATAAACCACCGGGACCTTCGTCTTTTGTACCAACGGGATATGTAGAGGCGGTAGCGCGGTTGCGAAAATACGCATCATCACGCCCACATTATCAGGACTTCATGAGCTCTCTTCGTTCAGAGCCCGTAACTTCTCACGTAGTCGATGATACGCCAATTCTTAGATTGCCAGTGCGGGGGGGTGCTCGGCAGTTTTCGGGAAAAGTTGTTGATGTGCGACTCGCAACGCCCACACGGTCACGATCCAACGATGTGCTTCGTGATGTGCCGTATGATGATCCATCGCGGGTGATTTATCAAAACATGCTGCGGGGAAGGCGGTGTGCATAAGTTTTATACGCCGAGGCGGCATAGACGCGATTTCCATAGggatgttttgtttttgttttttactttccctgCTTTtatatcattattgttagtcttttttttcttttttgaacgATTTTCTTCcgcatttttattttgaataTCAGGCACGCTAGAATTTTTAATTTCATAGAAAAATGTACGTTTTGAGCTTCTGTATTGCGTATTCTCGTGAAATGAgttcattcctttctttttttaaaaaaattgttgatcctttttttttccccctcccctgttCCTACCGGCCCCATGTCTTTTAACCATTGTGCTTGTGACCCATCGCTTGTAATGAAAAtaacattttctttccatatAAATTTGTTTGTAATGTatctgtatttgtgtgtgtttactTTAGGCGTagtgacacacacacacacaaaaaaaaaaaaataggagggGAAACCTGTAAGTCCAGCCCAACCGCGTGAGGTTGCGTATAGTTTGAGCCACTGCAGTGGGCATTTCAATGCGGTTGTCTAATCGTTGCCTCATAAAGCGGGATTTTGATGCTTGGGCTTATAACATATACTGGCCGCAGAAAAAGGCGTTTCTTCCACTAATGGGCTTCGCGAGTTTAACAGTTGAGGATATTAAGTTTGCATACAATGCGTGGTGTCTCTTGCGTCTCGCAATGTTTTATGGTGCCACACACCCAAAGGTTCTCAGTCCATTAGTGAACTGCACTCCATCAATGGACATCATACATGGCGGAAATCGAATTTTTTACATGCACTCGCAAGTGTCCACTCCCCTTtcacaacgaaaaataaaagttgCACTAACTCCCTGCCATCCCGGGGCACAATTACTGCAGTCATTTCCGTGGGAAACTGCAGCTCAACAGGGCGGTTGGGGTTCAACGGAGGGCGATGATAATTGCGGCGTGGAGATAATTCTCGGAATGGAAAATGGCATGTCTGAAGAGGTACGTGCGGGATGTGATTATTGCCTTTACGTGCCTCAATACGGTTCTGTAGGTTCACTTTCAATGCTTTCAGCAATGGCAATTGCCGTACATTTGGCCTTCTGTGCGCGGTGGATGAGGCGGGGTACTGAAGTGAATGAACGACTTGTACCATTTTTGGGGGCATATGCCTTTGAGCAGTGACGCCAATGGCACAATTGCGCCCTGTACGCTTCCACATGAGAAAAATCTTATACACTTTAGTAATGAAGAAATTCGAGCTTTACTTGCGGAGAGGCGCCTGCAGTATCGAATGCAGCTTTCCGTGATGGTATATAATGAGTTTGGTGATCGCAACATTGGGGCCATCATGCGCAATGCAAATGTGTTCAATTGCGAGGAACTTATTGTTCTGAATCGTCGCAAGTTTAACCGGCGGGGTGCCGTTGGTACACATCATGTGCTCACGACGACATTTCACGCTACTTTGCACGACAGGAGTTGTCAGTCACGTTTGCAGGGTTATGTGTTGTGGCTACTGCATCAATATTATCCATATCTGAAAGTTTATGGTGCATCTCCATCTCCAtctaatgataatgataatgataatgatgttGCCACTTTCCTTCGACACGACAACATTCACTTGCAACGTTGGCTTCGATGTAATGGTTACCAACACAATGAAGCGGGCCCAATCGCTAATATAACTGCAAGTTTTGGAACTGGTGACCACTGGGTTCATCTTATTGGAAAGGAAGTTTATCTTGACGATGAGAGTTCACTTGTGTCCGCAGTAAAGTCAGCTGCTGCAGCGGGATATCGCGGCATAATGTTAGTGGTTCCTGAAGAGGGCGCAACATTACCATTAGAATTGGTGAAAGAGTCACAACGCGTAGTTTTTATTGCACATCCCAATCGACTTGCACGGGATGTGCAGCGTGGACTTAATGGTGCACTCGCGACGGCGGTTGCTCTCGAGCGCCTTCGAACCGCAATCGATAATATTTAAGCATTCGGTGCTCTTCCGCCACGAGAAGTCACACGTGTAACATTAACTTGATTgcccgctttttttttacaattttgaaaaaaaaattaacaaaaaaaaacccttttctctcctccactCTTCCCAGTATTTGTGTTCATGATGCGTGTGCccgtgtgtatatatgtatatatatatgtgtgtgtgtgttcaaCCTTTGTTGTCATTTATCTTAACTGTTGAATGTCCACCATATAATGGCTTATGCAAGTGCCTCTTCacagtttctttcttttttcttatatttggaaggagagaagaaggggagggaggggggacaaggctttttttaaaagatttttttaaaaatttttattttcacagATGGGGAGGGGAATTTATTAAAGTACTGGGGGCGACATTAACTCCCATATGCATTTCGTTTCAGCAGTATGTGAGGGCCTGTTGCTCCCTCTTTCCTGCAATTATCGTCTAACAATAGTagttattataattattgttattattattatcatcatcgttATTTCTTCTCCTCACCATTTGGCACGTGAGGGAATTTGACATTTTCCATGGGAAGTGTCCTGCATTTcgtctcttctttccttttctttcctcacctctctttttcttttttattttcgaaGCGTAAGTTAACACAAGGTGTATGttaataaattaaaaaaaaaaagagaaagaaagaaagaagtatCCACCGCAAGTGGCGCTGTCGTATAGGTTTATTTTAGGAGAGAAGTGATTCAGAAATACTTCACACACACCAATTGGAATCATTTTATAAGGAATCATGTCGGAACCCGTTGATCAGTTATTAAAAACGTACCTTCAGTCATGTGATTATTCAATTGATTCCTCTTCCAGGAAGAAAGCACTTGAAATGTCATGTTTGTGTTGCCATGTTTATGGTGGTGAAGGACATCTTCCTGATGGTTGGCTCGTATGCACTCGTGAAGTTGAGGGacttaaaaaaagggacgaGAGTTGCGGTTTTCGATCTGAATTGTACACAAATGGTTCCAAATATGTACTCGCCTTTGCGGGAGTTCACGACAACCGAAGCGCTTTTGAAAGTGCGCTGCAATTAGTTGGAAAATCGGATGCGTACAAGTTAGCAGCGGCAAATGCGGCGTTGGTGGTTTCCGCTTTTGGATTATCAAATGTTTCATTCACGGGGCATTCGCTTGGCGGTGGTTTGGCGACTGCAGCTGCTGTTTTTACCGGCGCTCCCGCCATTACCTTCAATCCCGCTTGGCTTTCATCATCCACAAGATCCGAGTTGTTAAAATTCCCTTCGGTTGAGGTAATTAATTATGTTATTTTTGCCGAAGCGCTTGATGTGTTCCAACGACATCCGCAACTTCTGAACTCCGTCCCTGCTGGAGCTTTTTTTGCTGGACTTCTCAGTAACAGCAAAATTCAACAGTTTGGCacatttaaatatatttactgTAAAGTTATACATGACAGGCCACATTATATTGATGCTCACCTCATAGAGACAATTATTGAGGAATTacggaaggaaaatggagaaaaaattTCAGCTTCCGACCTGGCCGCTTCATCACTCCATGAAGATGTTATGGGAGGTATGGCACAACTTGTGCAACAAAAGATGTCAGTTATTATGGAAGTTGTTGCGTCTGTCATGTCAAAGCAATTTTCTGCCGGAGGGTTCGGTTCTTCATGAACTCataacgcaaaaaaaaaaaagaacaataacaacaacaacaacaacaaaagaagtaaaatgaaaaaaaaaaaagaaaaagaaaaagaaaagaaaagaagaaaagccaCGGGAGTGTGAAGGAGAAGTAATGGGtcgggaaaaagagaaatgttgCCGGACACCTGCAGCGCTAAATCAATGGAAAGTCCCTTAAATTGTCAATCCGCTTTCTCACAACCTcgtggcatttttttttgttttttgttttccgcaATGCGACTTAAAGAGGTGTGTGACGGCAGAAGGGCCCGTGGGATGAAGTTGTAAGCGTATACATTTGtgtacataaatatataaatatgtaaatatgtatttatatacgTGCATTTCATTCCTGTCTgtaatatttgtttgtgagGTTGCGGCACATTTCGTTGTATTCGGCGTCCATAACTTTccaacatttttgttttttttctcctctttccaaAAAATGTTGGTTCCCACTTC
This region of Trypanosoma brucei brucei TREU927 chromosome 1, complete sequence genomic DNA includes:
- a CDS encoding hypothetical protein, unlikely (GPI-Anchor Signal predicted for Tb927.1.4820 by DGPI v2.04, no cleavage site predicted), with translation MYIYMCVCVQPLLSFILTVECPPYNGLCKCLFTVSFFFLIFGRREEGEGGGTRLFLKDFFKNFYFHRWGGEFIKVLGATLTPICISFQQYVRACCSLFPAIIV
- a CDS encoding phospholipase A1, putative, whose protein sequence is MSEPVDQLLKTYLQSCDYSIDSSSRKKALEMSCLCCHVYGGEGHLPDGWLVCTREVEGLKKRDESCGFRSELYTNGSKYVLAFAGVHDNRSAFESALQLVGKSDAYKLAAANAALVVSAFGLSNVSFTGHSLGGGLATAAAVFTGAPAITFNPAWLSSSTRSELLKFPSVEVINYVIFAEALDVFQRHPQLLNSVPAGAFFAGLLSNSKIQQFGTFKYIYCKVIHDRPHYIDAHLIETIIEELRKENGEKISASDLAASSLHEDVMGGMAQLVQQKMSVIMEVVASVMSKQFSAGGFGSS